Proteins from a single region of Maridesulfovibrio ferrireducens:
- a CDS encoding PTS system mannose/fructose/sorbose family transporter subunit IID, with product MNEKIKDKKSLGRACARCFLRSYFVGAGFNTRGLQNIGFSYAMQPGLEAIYSDSLELSKARKRYVKHYNSHPFWAPLLIAIFLAVEIQIKDGKFPVLLLNKVKNTTSYTLSAIGDSVFAGSALIFWALATISLLLAGNTVPAMLLGLISFVGLQVFKIYIFWGGLYKGLGFLDQLKRWDLINWGERLKYVNAFVLLIIWTQLWPSGMGIFQWYGGAVILGSLGWLIATGKISREVIAVLFVVASLFLINLI from the coding sequence GTGAATGAAAAAATAAAAGATAAAAAGTCTCTAGGCCGGGCTTGTGCCAGGTGCTTTTTGCGCAGTTATTTTGTCGGCGCGGGGTTTAATACCCGCGGATTGCAGAATATCGGTTTCTCTTACGCCATGCAACCCGGGCTTGAAGCTATTTACTCGGATTCATTGGAGTTGTCTAAGGCTCGTAAGCGTTATGTTAAGCATTATAACTCTCATCCGTTCTGGGCTCCACTGTTGATTGCTATTTTTCTGGCTGTGGAAATCCAGATTAAAGACGGCAAGTTTCCAGTTTTGCTTTTGAATAAAGTTAAAAATACGACCAGTTATACACTTTCTGCCATCGGTGATTCTGTCTTTGCCGGAAGTGCCCTGATTTTTTGGGCGTTAGCCACGATATCTCTTTTGCTTGCTGGCAATACTGTTCCGGCTATGTTACTCGGGTTGATATCATTTGTGGGTTTACAGGTATTTAAAATATATATTTTCTGGGGCGGATTATATAAGGGCCTCGGTTTTTTGGATCAATTGAAAAGGTGGGATCTGATCAATTGGGGAGAACGGCTGAAATATGTTAATGCGTTCGTTCTTTTAATAATTTGGACCCAATTATGGCCTTCGGGTATGGGAATTTTCCAGTGGTATGGCGGAGCCGTAATATTAGGCTCTCTAGGGTGGTTGATCGCAACCGGAAAGATTTCCAGAGAAGTTATTGCAGTTCTTTTTGTAGTAGCGAGTTTGTTTCTAATAAACTTAATTTAA
- a CDS encoding ribonuclease HII has translation MSQGLLHGILPGLADEAGLIAGIDEAGRGCLAGPVVAGAVILPAEYDLPGLTDSKKLSEAARDVLADQIREQAVCWSLGVCRAQVVDQINILQATFRAMARSVIHLKVRPSILLIDGNKTIPVSHFNGAAGYQQEWIIKGDEKIPEISAASILAKTFRDSLMVKLEKRYPGYGFAIHKGYGTKFHMDAVRENGPCLIHRLTFKGVLPEKKKSGQESLCLPGI, from the coding sequence ATGTCGCAAGGATTATTGCACGGAATATTGCCGGGACTGGCTGATGAAGCCGGACTTATCGCAGGAATTGATGAGGCGGGCAGAGGATGTCTGGCTGGTCCAGTTGTGGCGGGCGCTGTTATTCTTCCCGCTGAGTATGATCTACCGGGGCTTACTGATTCTAAAAAACTCAGTGAAGCCGCGCGCGATGTGCTTGCTGATCAAATCCGTGAACAGGCGGTATGCTGGTCTTTGGGAGTTTGTCGGGCACAGGTGGTCGATCAGATAAATATTCTTCAAGCGACATTCAGAGCTATGGCCCGTTCGGTGATTCATCTTAAAGTTCGTCCTTCAATTTTGCTTATTGATGGAAATAAGACTATTCCGGTAAGTCACTTTAATGGAGCGGCAGGGTATCAGCAGGAATGGATAATCAAAGGTGATGAAAAAATACCCGAAATTTCAGCCGCATCAATTCTTGCTAAAACTTTCAGAGATTCTCTGATGGTTAAGCTGGAAAAAAGATATCCGGGATACGGCTTTGCTATTCATAAAGGGTACGGAACCAAATTTCATATGGATGCAGTTCGGGAAAATGGTCCCTGCCTGATCCATAGACTTACTTTTAAAGGCGTGCTTCCTGAAAAGAAGAAGTCAGGGCAGGAGAGTTTATGTCTCCCCGGCATTTAG
- the ptsP gene encoding phosphoenolpyruvate--protein phosphotransferase, with amino-acid sequence MAREVVSGISVSTGIAIGKAYFLNRSISSRLPRQTVPVHMVADEKERLTYAFTEAVKELAAVREKVPAELKEHQLIIDSHLMMLKDPKLSKRATKYIDDLCINAEWALDKAVNDLDKTFGALEDKYIRERMQDVRQVAQRVQTKLIGGEASVSPIQGRAVLMAHDLSPADTIELEINKLMAFVTTLGGKTSHTGILARTLNIPALVGAEKLESCVVDGDLVIVDGLSGKILVDPDEDELEHYYNLQNQFESYQATIIRSCHLPAETEDGYRVQVLANIELFEEVSAVIDNGGEGIGLFRTEYAYLNRSSLPDEEELCEKYTELAAIMSPRKVVLRTLDLGADKFMSYFGPLDEANPAMGLRAVRFCLKHEELFHTQLRAILRASVHGNVSLMFPMISGLKEVHQAKAALARAQIELTAEGIPYDHDMQVGVMIELPAAVMIAEILAQEVDFFSIGTNDLIQYSLGIDRTNPHVSYLYQPLHPAIVRSIKYVVDAGHRAGIGVSLCGEVASDPYCVPILMGMQIDSLSLTPQAIPGIKRILRQLGMPECKQLLKEVLQCRTVAHINRLVTENIYKKYPEELIFFASLLDNEDIAG; translated from the coding sequence GTGGCCAGGGAAGTCGTTTCAGGCATTTCCGTTTCAACGGGTATTGCTATCGGTAAAGCCTATTTTTTGAATCGCAGCATCTCTTCGAGGTTGCCGCGACAGACTGTGCCTGTGCACATGGTTGCCGATGAAAAAGAGCGATTGACGTATGCCTTTACTGAAGCAGTTAAAGAGCTTGCGGCTGTCCGTGAAAAAGTTCCTGCTGAACTGAAAGAGCATCAGCTTATTATTGATTCTCATTTGATGATGCTCAAGGATCCTAAGCTTTCCAAAAGAGCCACAAAATATATTGATGATCTTTGTATTAATGCAGAGTGGGCACTTGATAAGGCTGTAAATGATCTTGATAAAACTTTCGGTGCGCTGGAAGATAAATATATCCGGGAACGCATGCAGGACGTGCGCCAGGTAGCTCAGAGGGTTCAGACTAAGCTTATAGGCGGAGAAGCGAGCGTAAGCCCTATTCAGGGGCGTGCAGTGCTTATGGCTCACGACTTGTCACCTGCTGACACCATCGAGTTGGAAATCAATAAGCTTATGGCTTTTGTTACAACTCTCGGCGGTAAAACGTCTCATACCGGAATTTTAGCCCGTACTCTTAATATCCCTGCTTTGGTAGGTGCTGAGAAGCTTGAAAGCTGCGTTGTTGATGGTGACCTTGTCATTGTGGATGGCCTTTCGGGTAAAATTTTAGTTGATCCCGATGAGGATGAACTCGAACATTATTACAATTTACAGAATCAATTCGAAAGTTATCAGGCCACTATTATAAGAAGTTGTCATCTTCCGGCTGAAACCGAAGACGGTTACAGAGTTCAGGTTTTAGCTAATATTGAACTTTTTGAAGAAGTTTCAGCTGTTATCGATAATGGCGGAGAAGGGATCGGGCTGTTCAGAACAGAGTATGCCTATTTGAACCGCAGCAGTCTGCCCGACGAAGAAGAGCTTTGCGAAAAATACACTGAGCTTGCTGCTATTATGTCACCCCGTAAGGTTGTTTTGAGAACTCTTGACCTTGGTGCTGATAAATTTATGTCTTATTTCGGTCCGCTTGATGAGGCTAATCCGGCCATGGGACTCAGAGCGGTCAGGTTTTGTCTGAAACATGAAGAACTTTTTCATACTCAGTTGAGGGCTATTTTGCGGGCAAGTGTGCATGGCAACGTGTCGCTCATGTTCCCAATGATTTCCGGGCTGAAAGAAGTCCATCAGGCAAAAGCAGCCTTAGCCCGCGCCCAGATAGAGCTGACAGCAGAAGGCATTCCGTACGATCATGACATGCAGGTAGGTGTTATGATTGAGCTTCCTGCTGCGGTGATGATTGCAGAAATTTTGGCGCAGGAAGTCGACTTTTTCAGTATCGGAACAAATGATCTGATTCAGTACAGTTTGGGTATCGATCGTACTAATCCGCATGTTTCTTATCTTTATCAGCCTTTGCATCCGGCGATAGTACGCTCCATCAAGTATGTTGTTGACGCGGGACATAGAGCAGGGATAGGCGTAAGTCTGTGCGGAGAAGTCGCATCTGATCCGTATTGTGTGCCTATTTTGATGGGTATGCAAATTGACAGTCTCAGTCTTACTCCGCAGGCAATTCCGGGAATTAAGCGAATTTTACGTCAACTTGGAATGCCTGAATGTAAACAGCTGTTGAAAGAGGTTCTGCAGTGTCGCACGGTTGCTCATATTAACCGTCTTGTTACTGAAAATATTTATAAAAAATATCCGGAAGAGCTAATCTTTTTTGCTTCGCTTCTGGATAATGAAGATATCGCAGGTTAA
- a CDS encoding LysR family transcriptional regulator, protein MELYQIKTFVVVACEGNLTRAAKRLHASQSTISLHIKSLEEELDVCLFLRTPKGMVSTPEGEVLLKRAQDVLDSVEKMQAEANSLRGDVSGEARVGLQTSPVYLRTPQLIKCIKEYYPGLNLQFIQNHTWTIRREVVGRAIEGGFFYSVYPPDEMEGIILENTVLRVVGPVSWRDKMENAKWEDLAKLPWIWTPAECSFSQKLNEKFHSLGLEASKSMIADSEDAHNALVRFENGVTVMRDDEAREGEEGGSFYIWPGGHLEVGLYFGFHKQRMADPIVKALIDCVEKVWKS, encoded by the coding sequence ATGGAACTATACCAAATAAAAACCTTTGTGGTTGTCGCTTGTGAAGGCAATTTAACCCGCGCCGCTAAACGGCTTCATGCCAGTCAGTCGACAATCAGTTTGCATATTAAATCTCTTGAGGAAGAACTTGATGTATGTCTTTTTTTGCGTACTCCCAAGGGAATGGTTTCTACTCCGGAAGGCGAGGTTCTTCTGAAAAGGGCTCAGGATGTTCTTGATTCTGTAGAAAAAATGCAAGCTGAAGCTAATTCTCTTCGCGGCGATGTGTCCGGAGAAGCCCGTGTGGGATTGCAGACTTCACCTGTTTATTTAAGAACCCCCCAGCTTATTAAGTGCATTAAAGAATATTATCCCGGCCTTAATCTACAATTTATTCAGAATCATACATGGACTATCCGGCGTGAAGTAGTGGGTAGAGCTATTGAGGGCGGCTTTTTTTATTCGGTATATCCGCCTGATGAAATGGAAGGGATTATTTTAGAAAATACTGTGCTTAGAGTTGTAGGGCCTGTCTCTTGGCGGGATAAGATGGAAAACGCCAAATGGGAAGATCTTGCAAAACTGCCGTGGATTTGGACTCCCGCCGAGTGTTCATTCAGTCAAAAATTGAACGAAAAGTTTCATTCTCTCGGGCTTGAGGCCAGTAAATCTATGATCGCTGACAGCGAGGACGCACATAATGCTTTGGTGCGTTTTGAAAACGGGGTAACTGTCATGCGTGATGATGAAGCTCGCGAAGGGGAAGAAGGCGGGTCTTTTTATATATGGCCCGGCGGGCATCTCGAAGTGGGATTGTATTTTGGATTTCATAAACAACGCATGGCTGACCCGATTGTAAAAGCTTTGATTGACTGTGTTGAAAAAGTCTGGAAATCCTGA
- a CDS encoding FAD-binding oxidoreductase, with translation MKFYPEKLSKAQRKFLKELFPEGESGFSDGELLSCGVDASRKHAKPLALVKPHSVKQVSELLAWAQRERMPIYPRARATNKVGGCVPVKNGVVVSMLGMNSILDIDPQDFVAVVQPGVITADLQKAVEERGLFYPPDPASLKISTIGGNISTCAGGMRAVKYGVTRDYVLGLEVIIPGGEVIHTGGRTHKNVVGLDLTRLMVGSAGSLGVITQATLKLLPLPETSASVLIGFENLPGCLKGAEAVFGCGILPTAMELMDRNTLKALKLHSDVPWPEETGGVLLLKIDGSHESVEADLRQIEKALSNEPTTFLEKGSGEDQERLWELRRVISPAAFNLAPDKQGEDVAVPRGKVAQAIEIYHEIGKNFGLVVMCFGHLGDGNIHVSVMYDKSVPGQSDNALKAKKAIFSSTLSLGGTLSGEHGIGLTKADYLGMQIGDTELNLMHRIKNVFDPLNIMNPGKAV, from the coding sequence ATGAAATTTTATCCAGAAAAATTATCCAAAGCACAACGTAAGTTTTTAAAAGAGCTTTTCCCTGAAGGTGAAAGCGGCTTTTCGGATGGAGAGCTTCTCTCTTGCGGAGTTGATGCCAGTCGTAAGCATGCTAAGCCGCTTGCGCTTGTTAAGCCTCATTCTGTTAAGCAGGTATCGGAACTTCTGGCTTGGGCGCAGAGAGAGCGTATGCCTATTTATCCACGGGCAAGAGCCACAAACAAAGTCGGTGGTTGTGTTCCGGTTAAGAACGGTGTTGTTGTTTCCATGCTGGGGATGAATTCTATTTTAGATATTGACCCGCAGGATTTTGTCGCAGTTGTTCAGCCCGGAGTCATTACTGCGGATTTGCAGAAAGCCGTAGAAGAGCGAGGATTGTTTTATCCTCCCGACCCCGCAAGTCTTAAAATTTCAACTATCGGTGGGAATATTTCTACATGCGCCGGTGGAATGCGGGCTGTTAAATACGGAGTCACGCGTGATTACGTGCTCGGCCTTGAGGTGATTATTCCCGGAGGCGAGGTCATTCACACTGGCGGGCGTACGCATAAGAATGTTGTTGGGCTTGATCTAACAAGACTGATGGTCGGTTCCGCAGGATCGTTGGGGGTGATTACTCAGGCGACACTTAAATTACTTCCTCTTCCTGAAACATCCGCATCTGTTCTTATCGGTTTCGAGAATTTACCCGGCTGTTTGAAAGGTGCTGAAGCTGTTTTCGGGTGCGGGATTTTGCCTACAGCTATGGAACTTATGGATCGCAATACGCTGAAAGCTCTTAAACTTCATTCCGATGTACCTTGGCCTGAAGAAACGGGAGGAGTGCTTCTTCTTAAAATTGATGGCTCCCATGAATCCGTTGAAGCTGATCTCAGGCAGATTGAAAAAGCTCTTTCAAATGAGCCTACTACTTTCCTTGAAAAGGGGAGCGGAGAGGATCAGGAACGGCTGTGGGAATTACGCAGAGTTATAAGTCCTGCTGCTTTCAATCTTGCTCCTGATAAGCAGGGCGAAGATGTTGCCGTGCCGCGCGGAAAAGTTGCACAGGCTATTGAAATTTATCATGAAATTGGTAAGAATTTTGGTCTTGTTGTTATGTGTTTCGGTCATCTGGGTGACGGGAATATTCATGTCAGTGTGATGTATGACAAATCTGTTCCCGGTCAGTCTGATAATGCGTTAAAGGCGAAAAAAGCCATATTCAGCAGCACTCTGTCGCTTGGCGGAACACTGTCTGGAGAACATGGTATCGGTTTGACGAAAGCAGACTATCTCGGAATGCAGATTGGTGATACCGAATTAAATCTAATGCACCGAATTAAAAACGTTTTTGATCCGTTGAATATAATGAATCCCGGGAAGGCTGTTTAA
- the smpB gene encoding SsrA-binding protein SmpB, with protein sequence MAKAKKKSPSSIARNKIARRNYDFIETLEAGLVLVGTEVKSLRQGQISFNDGYINFKDGEAWLVGIHIAPYDHAGHLQHDPDRSRKLLLHDHEIIKLQAKSEQKGLTVIPVSLYFSNGKIKLQIALAKGKNVHSRKEELKRRDIAKDTARQLVNY encoded by the coding sequence ATGGCTAAAGCTAAAAAGAAAAGTCCTTCTTCCATCGCACGGAATAAGATTGCTCGTCGAAATTATGATTTTATAGAGACTTTGGAAGCAGGTCTTGTACTTGTGGGAACAGAGGTTAAATCTCTGCGCCAAGGGCAGATCAGTTTTAATGACGGGTATATAAATTTTAAAGATGGCGAAGCATGGCTGGTGGGTATTCACATTGCGCCCTACGATCACGCTGGTCATTTACAGCATGACCCGGACCGTTCGCGTAAGCTGTTGCTTCATGATCACGAAATTATAAAACTACAGGCAAAGTCCGAGCAGAAAGGGCTGACTGTAATTCCTGTGAGCCTTTATTTTTCTAACGGCAAAATTAAATTACAGATAGCTCTTGCCAAAGGTAAGAATGTTCATAGTCGTAAAGAAGAATTGAAACGGCGTGATATAGCAAAAGACACGGCCCGCCAGCTAGTCAATTATTGA
- a CDS encoding YraN family protein produces MSPRHLDFGEAGEKFAARYLECRGFSLRHRNWRWHQWELDIVCDGPADSDGVRDLVFVEVKTRAGNSVQKGLQAVTPAKCRKLVKAASHYLSAMDLWHRPCRFDLVIVNDAGNGMNAEHIKNAFEISDFMGSGNTAWQPW; encoded by the coding sequence ATGTCTCCCCGGCATTTAGATTTCGGCGAGGCCGGAGAAAAATTTGCTGCCCGCTATCTTGAGTGCAGAGGGTTTTCTCTCCGCCACCGGAACTGGCGTTGGCATCAATGGGAACTGGATATCGTTTGCGATGGTCCGGCTGATTCTGACGGTGTACGTGATCTTGTTTTTGTAGAAGTGAAGACCAGAGCCGGAAATTCCGTGCAAAAAGGATTGCAGGCGGTGACTCCTGCAAAATGCCGTAAATTAGTAAAAGCTGCTTCACATTATTTGTCGGCAATGGACCTATGGCATAGACCGTGCCGTTTTGATCTCGTTATTGTAAATGATGCCGGAAACGGCATGAACGCGGAGCACATAAAAAATGCCTTCGAAATCTCCGACTTTATGGGTAGTGGCAACACCGCTTGGCAACCTTGGTGA
- a CDS encoding HPr family phosphocarrier protein, whose amino-acid sequence MIENSALREGFPDSENAVARTVIVVNQLGLHARPAARLAQEAQNFQAEIAIICDSQEVDAKSILDILTLAAAQGSTLELRADGIDADAALDCLEEMFKSKFGEEK is encoded by the coding sequence ATGATTGAGAATAGCGCGCTGCGGGAAGGTTTCCCTGATTCGGAGAACGCTGTAGCCCGGACTGTTATTGTAGTTAACCAATTGGGACTGCATGCTCGTCCGGCGGCGCGGCTTGCACAGGAAGCTCAGAATTTTCAGGCTGAGATTGCAATTATTTGTGATTCTCAGGAAGTGGATGCTAAGAGCATTCTTGACATTCTGACTCTTGCAGCTGCACAGGGAAGCACTCTTGAATTGAGGGCCGACGGTATTGATGCCGATGCAGCTCTTGATTGTCTGGAAGAAATGTTTAAGTCAAAATTTGGAGAGGAAAAGTAG
- the rsmI gene encoding 16S rRNA (cytidine(1402)-2'-O)-methyltransferase produces MPSKSPTLWVVATPLGNLGDISDRARKILASADVILAEDTRRTGKLLTNLDIKGKGFISLHDHNEEKRIAKVLEFFDEGGNAALVSDAGTPLMSDPGYRLVKACREHGVKIVPVPGPCAPVTALSACGLPPYPFVFLGFMPRKDGQMTKLFEVHGATGATIVFFERKSRLRETLAVAYRVLGDRDFVICRELTKDYEEFISGTLSGHEDVSAELKGEITVVVGPPVISGPASEDEIYRLIDQEMLSGEKPKVVARRVADRVQGWTAKAVYEKVTERKTNS; encoded by the coding sequence ATGCCTTCGAAATCTCCGACTTTATGGGTAGTGGCAACACCGCTTGGCAACCTTGGTGATATTTCAGATCGTGCAAGAAAGATTCTGGCTTCGGCAGATGTTATTCTGGCCGAGGATACACGCAGAACCGGAAAACTGCTGACTAATCTTGATATCAAGGGCAAAGGTTTTATCAGTCTTCACGATCATAACGAAGAAAAACGCATAGCAAAGGTTCTCGAGTTTTTTGATGAAGGCGGCAATGCTGCTCTCGTTTCTGATGCCGGAACACCTCTTATGAGTGATCCCGGTTATCGTCTTGTCAAAGCTTGCCGTGAACATGGCGTAAAGATCGTTCCTGTACCTGGGCCTTGTGCCCCTGTTACGGCTTTGAGTGCTTGTGGACTTCCTCCGTACCCGTTTGTTTTTCTGGGCTTTATGCCTCGCAAGGACGGGCAGATGACTAAGCTTTTTGAAGTTCACGGAGCAACGGGTGCAACGATAGTCTTTTTTGAACGGAAATCGAGACTGCGTGAAACTCTGGCTGTGGCATACAGAGTGCTTGGAGACAGAGACTTTGTGATTTGCCGTGAGCTGACTAAAGATTATGAAGAATTTATTTCAGGAACCTTGTCCGGTCATGAAGATGTTTCAGCTGAACTTAAGGGTGAGATAACGGTCGTCGTGGGGCCTCCGGTTATAAGCGGTCCGGCCAGCGAAGATGAAATTTATCGTCTCATAGATCAAGAAATGTTGTCAGGTGAAAAACCGAAAGTTGTAGCCCGAAGAGTGGCAGATCGAGTTCAGGGGTGGACAGCCAAAGCTGTCTATGAAAAAGTGACTGAAAGAAAAACAAATAGTTAG
- a CDS encoding (Fe-S)-binding protein — MAVSKSCVQCGKCLEVCPLFKVTGREELTPRAKFFLEGLNPSEGLNEKDFKSLASMCLSCGRCENICPQNMSGPDLVSSLRAESKGFTKTCWDLWLSKPGFIWPMVAALSKFSPANLPEPVGSAKKRMEALFAKSPKPWAKLVPDIKFEEQKVVLFEGCVGRYARRDWTRKAEHFMDGLGLVRADKPDFVCCGSSYGGAGLLDRQCKARKANITAWKNSNFPLVIIFCTTCLKGLKEYSLADFDGDRELHNKWVSCLIPLSSLLLDADVTLLENSPQQVIYHKPCHAPQPDSDQALVEAVAGEKLMPVNSDLCCGFGGILQLGAPELSKQVGYFCIDALTKSVSPGAHILTGCSACVIQLATLAKADFFTGHWLDILE, encoded by the coding sequence ATGGCTGTGTCCAAAAGCTGTGTTCAGTGCGGTAAATGTCTTGAAGTCTGTCCCCTTTTTAAGGTTACAGGGCGGGAAGAACTGACTCCGCGAGCAAAATTTTTCTTGGAAGGGTTGAATCCTTCCGAAGGTTTAAACGAAAAAGATTTTAAGTCTCTAGCATCCATGTGTCTTTCTTGTGGAAGGTGTGAAAATATCTGCCCGCAAAACATGTCCGGTCCTGATTTGGTATCGTCATTAAGAGCAGAGTCCAAAGGCTTTACTAAGACTTGCTGGGATTTATGGCTTTCGAAGCCCGGGTTTATTTGGCCTATGGTGGCAGCTTTATCAAAGTTTTCTCCTGCTAATCTGCCGGAGCCTGTCGGCTCTGCTAAAAAAAGGATGGAAGCTCTTTTCGCAAAAAGTCCCAAACCTTGGGCTAAGCTTGTTCCCGATATTAAATTTGAAGAGCAGAAAGTTGTACTCTTTGAAGGTTGTGTCGGCAGGTATGCACGCAGGGATTGGACTCGTAAGGCAGAACACTTTATGGACGGCCTAGGTTTGGTCAGGGCTGATAAACCTGATTTTGTCTGTTGCGGGTCGTCTTATGGTGGTGCCGGGCTGCTTGACCGGCAATGCAAGGCTAGAAAGGCCAATATCACAGCATGGAAGAACTCAAATTTTCCGCTTGTCATCATTTTCTGTACTACCTGCCTGAAAGGGCTTAAAGAATATTCTTTGGCCGATTTTGACGGAGATAGAGAGCTTCATAATAAATGGGTTTCATGTCTCATTCCGTTGTCTTCTTTGTTGTTAGATGCGGATGTGACACTCTTAGAAAACAGTCCACAGCAGGTAATTTATCATAAACCCTGCCATGCACCTCAGCCGGATTCAGATCAGGCATTAGTTGAAGCTGTCGCGGGTGAAAAGTTGATGCCTGTCAACAGTGATCTTTGCTGCGGATTCGGTGGAATTCTACAGCTCGGTGCACCTGAACTTTCGAAGCAGGTGGGATATTTTTGCATAGATGCGCTTACAAAATCAGTATCACCCGGAGCACATATTTTGACGGGCTGCTCAGCCTGCGTTATTCAGCTTGCAACTCTAGCAAAAGCTGATTTTTTTACGGGTCATTGGCTTGATATTTTGGAATAA
- the rplS gene encoding 50S ribosomal protein L19: MNVITKIEREHMRLDMPAFKAGDTVKVHLRIIEGEKERIQVFQGAVLRFRNGTTDSTFTVRKISDGIGVERVFAVHSPYIERIEVVTEGKVRRSRIYYLRDLKGKAARIKSKNAW, from the coding sequence ATGAATGTAATTACAAAGATCGAACGCGAACACATGCGTCTTGATATGCCTGCATTTAAAGCAGGGGACACCGTAAAAGTACATCTTCGTATTATCGAAGGTGAGAAAGAGCGTATCCAGGTTTTCCAGGGTGCTGTTCTTCGTTTCCGTAACGGTACAACCGATTCAACTTTCACAGTACGTAAGATCTCCGACGGTATCGGCGTAGAACGCGTATTTGCAGTACACTCTCCATACATCGAACGTATTGAAGTTGTTACTGAGGGTAAAGTTCGTCGTAGCCGCATTTACTATCTTCGTGACCTTAAAGGTAAAGCAGCACGTATCAAATCAAAGAACGCTTGGTAG